The Leptodactylus fuscus isolate aLepFus1 chromosome 3, aLepFus1.hap2, whole genome shotgun sequence genome has a segment encoding these proteins:
- the CAPN11 gene encoding calpain-11 isoform X1: MAFSGHKMMPFGGIASKLKIDRLRASGVGSHDCAVKYLNQDFDSLRQECLENGTLFEDPHFPAATSSLGFKELGPGSSKVQGVRWKRPSEIVSDPQFIVGGATRTDICQGALGDCWLLAAIGSLTLNEDLLHRVVPHGQSFQEDYGGIFHFQIWQFGDWVDVVIDDRLPVKDGELVFVHSAECSEFWSALLEKAYAKLNGSYEALSGGSTTEGFEDFTGGVATMYELRKAPRDLDKIISRALERGSLLGCSIDITSAFDMESVTFKKLVKGHAYSVTALKEVNYRGRVEKLIRIRNPWGQVEWTGAWSDSSSEWNEVDPSEREDLCLKMEDGEFWMSFQEFLRQFSRLEICNLTPDALSKDELSKWHTNMYEGTWRRGSTAGGCRNNPATFWINPQFKITLLEEDDDPDDNELACTFLVALMQKNRRRERRVGGDMHTIGFAVYEVPDEFKGCQNVHLKKDFFLRHQSCARSETFINLREVSTQIRLPPGEYIVVPSTFEPHKEGDFVLRVFTEKQSETEELDEEVSADLPDEEEISEDDVDDSFKNMFQQLAGEDMEISVFELRTILNRVVTRHKDLKTDGFSMEACRQMVNLMDKDGSGKLGIVEFQILWNKIRNWLGVFRQHDLDKSGTMSSYELRMALESAGFRLNNKLMQVLVARYADNELGIDFDNFVSCLVKLEAMFKFFKNIAPEGEAAEMSLGEWLTLTMCG; encoded by the exons ATGGCCTTCTCAG GGCACAAGATGATGCCCTTTGGTGGGATCGCATCAAAGCTGAAGATCGATCGGCTGAGGGCGTCGGGTGTGGGATCCCACGACTGCGCCGTAAAATACCTCAACCAAGATTTTGATAGTTTGCGTCAGGAGTGTCTAGAGAACGGCACTCTTTTTGAAGACCCCCACTTTCCAGCTGCAACCTCCTCCCTGGGCTTCAAGGAGCTCGGTCCTGGCTCTAGCAAAGTACAAGGGGTCCGATGGAAGCGGCCATCA GAAATAGTCTCGGATCCACAGTTCATTGTTGGTGGAGCCACCAGAACCGACATCTGTCAGGGAGCCCTGG GTGACTGTTGGCTTTTGGCTGCTATCGGATCCCTGACGCTGAATGAGGATCTTCTGCACCGCGTCGTCCCTCATGGGCAGAGCTTCCAGGAGGATTATGGAGGAATTTTCCATTTCCAG ATCTGGCAATTTGGGGACTGGGTAGACGTGGTGATCGATGACCGGCTGCCGGTGAAGGATGGAGAATTGGTCTTTGTTCACTCAGCCGAGTGCTCAGAGTTCTGGAGTGCCCTGTTGGAGAAGGCCTATGCCAA ACTGAATGGTTCCTATGAGGCCCTCTCTGGAGGGAGCACCACGGAAGGGTTTGAGGACTTCACTGGTGGTGTCGCCACCATGTATGAACTGAGAAAAGCTCCACGAGATCTGGACAAAATCATCAGCCGAGCTCTGGAGCGAGGATCCCTGTTGGGCTGCTCAATAGAT atTACAAGTGCCTTTGACATGGAATCTGTTACCTTCAAGAAGTTGGTGAAGGGTCATGCGTATTCTGTTACAGCTCTCAAGGAG GTGAATTATCGAGGTCGGGTGGAGAAGCTCATCCGTATTCGCAATCCTTGGGGCCAGGTGGAGTGGACGGGAGCCTGGAGTGACAG CTCTTCTGAATGGAACGAGGTTGATCCTTCAGAGCGAGAAGACCTGTGTCTAAAGATGGAAGATGGCGAGTTTTG GATGTCCTTCCAAGAGTTCCTGCGCCAGTTTTCCCGACTGGAGATCTGTAATCTCACCCCCGATGCACTCAGCAAAGATGAGCTCAGCAAGTGGCACACAAACATGTACGAGGGGACCTGGCGGAGGGGCAGCACTGCAGGGGGCTGCAGGAATAATCCCG CCACTTTCTGGATCAACCCTCAGTTTAAGATCACACTCCTGGAAGAGGACGACGACCCTGATGACAACGAGCTGGCCTGCACCTTCCTGGTGGCACTCATGCAGAAAAACCGGAGGCGGGAGCGGAGAGTTGGTGGAGACATGCACACCATCGGCTTTGCGGTGTATGAG GTTCCTGATGAG TTTAAGGGCTGCCAGAACGTTCATCTTAAGAAGGATTTCTTCCTGCGTCACCAATCCTGCGCTCGCTCTGAGACCTTCATAAACCTGCGAGAAGTGAGCACCCAGATCCGCCTGCCCCCCGGAGAGTACATCGTTGTCCCCTCCACCTTCGAGCCGCACAAGGAGGGAGACTTTGTGCTGAGAGTCTTCACTGAAAAACAGTCTGAGACAGA GGAGCTGGATGAGGAGGTGTCTGCAGATCTTCCTGATGAG GAGGAGATTTCCGAGGACGACGTTGATGATTCCTTTAAGAACATGTTCCAGCAGctggcaggagag GACATGGAGATCAGCGTCTTCGAGCTGCGGACTATCCTGAACAGAGTGGTGACAAGAC ACAAGGACCTGAAGACTGACGGGTTCAGCATGGAGGCGTGCCGGCAGATGGTCAACCTCATGGAC AAAGACGGTAGCGGGAAGCTCGGGATTGTGGAGTTCCAGATCCTGTGGAACAAAATCCGCAACTGGCTG ggagtcttcaggcagcacgaCCTGGACAAGTCTGGAACCATGAGCTCATATGAGCTGCGGATGGCCCTGGAGAGTGCAG GGTTCCGGTTGAATAATAAGCTCATGCAGGTTTTGGTCGCTCGCTACGCTGACAACGAGCTGGGCATCGACTTTGACAACTTTGTGAGCTGCCTGGTGAAGCTGGAGGCCATGTTCA aatttTTCAAGAATATTGCCCCCGAGGGAGAAGCGGCAGAGATGAGCCTGGGAGAG TGGTTGACCCTGACGATGTGCGGATAG
- the CAPN11 gene encoding calpain-11 isoform X2, with product MMPFGGIASKLKIDRLRASGVGSHDCAVKYLNQDFDSLRQECLENGTLFEDPHFPAATSSLGFKELGPGSSKVQGVRWKRPSEIVSDPQFIVGGATRTDICQGALGDCWLLAAIGSLTLNEDLLHRVVPHGQSFQEDYGGIFHFQIWQFGDWVDVVIDDRLPVKDGELVFVHSAECSEFWSALLEKAYAKLNGSYEALSGGSTTEGFEDFTGGVATMYELRKAPRDLDKIISRALERGSLLGCSIDITSAFDMESVTFKKLVKGHAYSVTALKEVNYRGRVEKLIRIRNPWGQVEWTGAWSDSSSEWNEVDPSEREDLCLKMEDGEFWMSFQEFLRQFSRLEICNLTPDALSKDELSKWHTNMYEGTWRRGSTAGGCRNNPATFWINPQFKITLLEEDDDPDDNELACTFLVALMQKNRRRERRVGGDMHTIGFAVYEVPDEFKGCQNVHLKKDFFLRHQSCARSETFINLREVSTQIRLPPGEYIVVPSTFEPHKEGDFVLRVFTEKQSETEELDEEVSADLPDEEEISEDDVDDSFKNMFQQLAGEDMEISVFELRTILNRVVTRHKDLKTDGFSMEACRQMVNLMDKDGSGKLGIVEFQILWNKIRNWLGVFRQHDLDKSGTMSSYELRMALESAGFRLNNKLMQVLVARYADNELGIDFDNFVSCLVKLEAMFKFFKNIAPEGEAAEMSLGEWLTLTMCG from the exons ATGATGCCCTTTGGTGGGATCGCATCAAAGCTGAAGATCGATCGGCTGAGGGCGTCGGGTGTGGGATCCCACGACTGCGCCGTAAAATACCTCAACCAAGATTTTGATAGTTTGCGTCAGGAGTGTCTAGAGAACGGCACTCTTTTTGAAGACCCCCACTTTCCAGCTGCAACCTCCTCCCTGGGCTTCAAGGAGCTCGGTCCTGGCTCTAGCAAAGTACAAGGGGTCCGATGGAAGCGGCCATCA GAAATAGTCTCGGATCCACAGTTCATTGTTGGTGGAGCCACCAGAACCGACATCTGTCAGGGAGCCCTGG GTGACTGTTGGCTTTTGGCTGCTATCGGATCCCTGACGCTGAATGAGGATCTTCTGCACCGCGTCGTCCCTCATGGGCAGAGCTTCCAGGAGGATTATGGAGGAATTTTCCATTTCCAG ATCTGGCAATTTGGGGACTGGGTAGACGTGGTGATCGATGACCGGCTGCCGGTGAAGGATGGAGAATTGGTCTTTGTTCACTCAGCCGAGTGCTCAGAGTTCTGGAGTGCCCTGTTGGAGAAGGCCTATGCCAA ACTGAATGGTTCCTATGAGGCCCTCTCTGGAGGGAGCACCACGGAAGGGTTTGAGGACTTCACTGGTGGTGTCGCCACCATGTATGAACTGAGAAAAGCTCCACGAGATCTGGACAAAATCATCAGCCGAGCTCTGGAGCGAGGATCCCTGTTGGGCTGCTCAATAGAT atTACAAGTGCCTTTGACATGGAATCTGTTACCTTCAAGAAGTTGGTGAAGGGTCATGCGTATTCTGTTACAGCTCTCAAGGAG GTGAATTATCGAGGTCGGGTGGAGAAGCTCATCCGTATTCGCAATCCTTGGGGCCAGGTGGAGTGGACGGGAGCCTGGAGTGACAG CTCTTCTGAATGGAACGAGGTTGATCCTTCAGAGCGAGAAGACCTGTGTCTAAAGATGGAAGATGGCGAGTTTTG GATGTCCTTCCAAGAGTTCCTGCGCCAGTTTTCCCGACTGGAGATCTGTAATCTCACCCCCGATGCACTCAGCAAAGATGAGCTCAGCAAGTGGCACACAAACATGTACGAGGGGACCTGGCGGAGGGGCAGCACTGCAGGGGGCTGCAGGAATAATCCCG CCACTTTCTGGATCAACCCTCAGTTTAAGATCACACTCCTGGAAGAGGACGACGACCCTGATGACAACGAGCTGGCCTGCACCTTCCTGGTGGCACTCATGCAGAAAAACCGGAGGCGGGAGCGGAGAGTTGGTGGAGACATGCACACCATCGGCTTTGCGGTGTATGAG GTTCCTGATGAG TTTAAGGGCTGCCAGAACGTTCATCTTAAGAAGGATTTCTTCCTGCGTCACCAATCCTGCGCTCGCTCTGAGACCTTCATAAACCTGCGAGAAGTGAGCACCCAGATCCGCCTGCCCCCCGGAGAGTACATCGTTGTCCCCTCCACCTTCGAGCCGCACAAGGAGGGAGACTTTGTGCTGAGAGTCTTCACTGAAAAACAGTCTGAGACAGA GGAGCTGGATGAGGAGGTGTCTGCAGATCTTCCTGATGAG GAGGAGATTTCCGAGGACGACGTTGATGATTCCTTTAAGAACATGTTCCAGCAGctggcaggagag GACATGGAGATCAGCGTCTTCGAGCTGCGGACTATCCTGAACAGAGTGGTGACAAGAC ACAAGGACCTGAAGACTGACGGGTTCAGCATGGAGGCGTGCCGGCAGATGGTCAACCTCATGGAC AAAGACGGTAGCGGGAAGCTCGGGATTGTGGAGTTCCAGATCCTGTGGAACAAAATCCGCAACTGGCTG ggagtcttcaggcagcacgaCCTGGACAAGTCTGGAACCATGAGCTCATATGAGCTGCGGATGGCCCTGGAGAGTGCAG GGTTCCGGTTGAATAATAAGCTCATGCAGGTTTTGGTCGCTCGCTACGCTGACAACGAGCTGGGCATCGACTTTGACAACTTTGTGAGCTGCCTGGTGAAGCTGGAGGCCATGTTCA aatttTTCAAGAATATTGCCCCCGAGGGAGAAGCGGCAGAGATGAGCCTGGGAGAG TGGTTGACCCTGACGATGTGCGGATAG